The following coding sequences lie in one Alistipes sp. ZOR0009 genomic window:
- a CDS encoding DUF1896 family protein: METLSNDFFKSTITQFIKEFHPDLALKGKDYIENEINLRSSQAYESFEESRKDGLDVNSSLEIAFEVLKQGLLFSKYQHVKSLMISYFFDYLELQSEEDQNNFILNITIKASDVFERYVSSDVFHHSDKMDLEVIRIIQSSIR, from the coding sequence ATGGAAACACTTTCAAACGATTTTTTCAAAAGTACAATTACTCAGTTTATTAAAGAGTTTCATCCAGATCTTGCTTTAAAGGGGAAAGATTATATTGAAAATGAGATTAATTTAAGATCATCACAAGCCTATGAAAGTTTTGAAGAAAGTCGAAAAGATGGATTAGATGTTAATTCATCACTCGAAATCGCTTTTGAAGTTCTCAAGCAAGGATTACTTTTTAGTAAGTACCAGCATGTGAAAAGCCTAATGATCTCTTACTTTTTCGATTATCTTGAACTTCAATCTGAAGAAGATCAAAATAATTTCATTTTAAACATTACAATAAAAGCTTCAGACGTATTTGAAAGGTACGTTTCGTCCGACGTGTTTCATCACAGTGACAAAATGGACCTTGAGGTTATCCGAATTATACAATCATCTATAAGGTAG
- a CDS encoding relaxase/mobilization nuclease domain-containing protein, which produces MPRVVGYCAKEEKGYVLDSSVGYTKKEIKEAFQSCLPDKMGVKNVNAVVHCVLRLAPKETLSDEKFTELAKDYREKMLFGERDYACFRHNDIKDGEHVHLIVSYYDKDGRRWDDSFFKKRSEEVRKELEIKYGLQLVGHSENNKRKKESVNYKDFASELHRNTLSARSYTQQQIKGALWGKKNISLTDFVKELNKRNIEVNFNLQNDNSKISGVTFKLRTDYNDYTFKGSQVSKYYSFVNLEKKLSIGKEDIAFASALKKFENQDTESSKIISKNTNQLKNEILAFAAENNVVIGRKAIKVFENSRLNNNNIVKVDLYLDNCKKNPQKVVKLVDFINSEHVRNHEKSIDRFLLEIEKKDGVKGLKHEKAAILKVFDAHYFDQNCNYALKSCESFRRSGFSNAYKDIKLSDQIESTVERRKGYFSRQFNEKIAELYPTFSSERVRNLILTDSEKSSFSRQIEEGRGDDKFLKSVIEKNNLFVLEKLYTKLEFASVKGLCDFSKENFGKIETLAKQSMFSPSIMNVPLEKLVEMPSFVSKGLPVSPMRLDNFNDFENTSAFEKLLDSMIQTSGAGSLSSADDENIEVKKRKRNHRR; this is translated from the coding sequence ATGCCTAGAGTCGTTGGTTATTGTGCGAAGGAAGAAAAAGGTTATGTGCTGGATTCTTCTGTAGGTTATACAAAAAAGGAAATTAAAGAAGCATTTCAAAGCTGCTTACCAGATAAAATGGGCGTTAAAAATGTGAATGCGGTTGTTCATTGTGTTTTGAGGTTAGCGCCTAAGGAGACTCTAAGTGATGAAAAATTTACAGAACTAGCGAAAGACTATAGAGAAAAGATGCTTTTTGGAGAAAGAGATTATGCTTGTTTTAGACATAATGATATTAAAGACGGTGAGCACGTACATTTAATTGTTTCTTACTACGATAAAGACGGGAGACGATGGGATGATTCTTTTTTTAAAAAGAGAAGTGAAGAAGTCCGAAAGGAACTAGAAATTAAGTATGGGTTACAGTTGGTGGGGCATTCTGAAAACAATAAAAGGAAGAAAGAAAGCGTTAACTACAAAGATTTTGCAAGTGAATTGCATCGAAATACGCTTTCTGCTAGATCATATACACAGCAGCAAATAAAAGGTGCCTTATGGGGTAAAAAGAATATTTCTTTGACTGATTTTGTCAAAGAACTCAACAAACGAAATATAGAGGTAAATTTTAACCTGCAAAATGACAATTCTAAAATTTCAGGTGTAACTTTCAAATTAAGAACTGATTATAATGACTATACGTTTAAAGGGAGTCAGGTGTCTAAATATTATTCGTTCGTTAATCTTGAAAAGAAACTCTCGATTGGGAAAGAAGATATTGCATTTGCTTCAGCATTAAAAAAGTTTGAAAATCAAGATACGGAATCAAGTAAAATAATAAGTAAAAATACGAATCAACTTAAAAATGAAATTCTTGCGTTTGCTGCAGAGAATAATGTTGTAATAGGTCGAAAAGCAATTAAAGTTTTTGAAAATTCAAGGCTTAATAACAATAATATAGTAAAGGTTGACTTATATCTTGATAACTGTAAAAAGAACCCACAAAAGGTAGTTAAACTAGTTGATTTCATCAATTCTGAGCATGTTCGAAATCATGAAAAATCTATAGATAGATTTTTGCTAGAGATTGAGAAGAAAGACGGGGTGAAAGGACTAAAACATGAAAAAGCAGCTATATTGAAAGTATTTGATGCTCATTACTTTGATCAAAATTGTAACTATGCATTAAAATCTTGTGAATCATTTAGACGTAGTGGCTTTTCAAATGCATATAAAGACATTAAACTTAGTGATCAGATTGAATCTACGGTTGAGAGGAGAAAAGGGTATTTTAGCAGACAGTTTAACGAAAAGATAGCCGAACTATATCCAACGTTTTCCTCAGAAAGAGTAAGAAATCTAATATTAACAGATTCTGAGAAAAGTTCATTTTCGAGGCAGATAGAAGAGGGGAGGGGAGATGATAAATTTTTAAAATCTGTTATTGAAAAAAACAACCTTTTTGTTTTAGAAAAACTTTATACCAAATTAGAGTTTGCGTCAGTAAAAGGACTTTGCGATTTTTCAAAAGAGAATTTTGGTAAGATCGAAACCTTAGCAAAGCAAAGTATGTTTTCTCCAAGTATTATGAATGTCCCTCTCGAAAAGTTGGTTGAAATGCCATCCTTTGTATCAAAAGGTTTACCAGTTTCACCTATGCGGTTAGATAATTTTAATGATTTCGAAAATACGAGTGCGTTTGAAAAATTGCTAGATTCAATGATTCAAACATCTGGAGCAGGATCTTTGAGTTCTGCAGATGACGAAAATATCGAAGTCAAAAAAAGGAAAAGAAATCATAGAAGGTAA
- a CDS encoding helicase-related protein: MYNSKEKFKENLEAIETSFKIQKEKRLPSPAELETLKKYNGFGGLKVVLMPLEKTETWSAADRKLLPEVQQLHKILDEHTTPSAKKEFLNSIKSSILTAFYTDKRLVDGVAKTFYDKGIYFDKMLDPSAGAGQFIESFKTTDSQVNVVALEKDKLTAHILQGIYSGTNVEVKNTAFEDVGTSSNGRYDIASSNIPFGDFPAFDPNFVNSKDKAKQQSCRAIHNYFFVKALDQVREGGVVAFITSTGVSDSPTNEPIRKYLMNNANLVSVIRLPNNTFKENANTEVASDLIILQKNSEKNKLSQFEQDYIKSEKINDLNQNKTISLERVVYTSGSRGTDMYGKPAIVFEHKDGVVGISKDLSTKLGNDIDRYFSKELYNRNSQKRIETVTTSKPQQLSLFDVVQKNLFQSEKQETSPYILRKSLDEKFITEGMLDIAPSGTVGIIKNTGTGSWSIESKGFSREKQEIAKSYINVRDSYLKLSDFEETLKIENTELRKELNQAYNHFRLKHGALNEGKNLSTILFDSYAREVLTLENSKDQKFVKADIFEKPVAFSKESKVESANDALIKSLNKFGTVDLNYITSILQKEEKSVKDDLKDLILFNPENSNYELRDKFLSGNIIEKIDSANNFLLKNPNHLPAQESLSELKKVIPERIPFEVLDFNLGERWIPNKYYSDFATKLFKVPTDVSFLKSSDSFHIEPKGFSSAIHFEHAVESNGRRYNGTYLLDHAFKNTIPEFLIKDGETTRRDAQAIQLASTKIDKIRDGFIEYLRDLPDENKKDLEDIYNRKFNANVRPKNNGAHLELADLNLKNLGIESVYPSQKDTVWKIIQDDGGIADHDVGSGKTLIMCIAAHEMKRMGIKNKPLIIGMKANIGQIAETYKRAYPNDKLLYPGKDDFTPKNRENLLNSIKNNSWDCIILTHEQYKAIPQSLDIQKKILDKELDNIEKDLLLSKSSLKKADFKGLEKRKASLSSKIEEVNFTINSKKDNVLDFKKLGIDHIFIDESQNFKNLMFATRHTRVAGLGNQQGSQKATNLLFGIRTIQEQTGKDLGATFLSGTTISNSLSELYLLFKYLRPKHLEKQNIDTFDSWASVYAKKSVDFEFSVTNELIQKERFRNFIKVPELAKCYAEITDFRTAKQIGLDRPDLIEELIHTPQTPAQVDYSEKLKEFAKTGDATIIERQPLSKSEEIAKMLIVTDLSKKMALDVRLVDPFAEDHPNSKLSNVAKKVKEFYDKSHEYKGTQLIFLDTSTYKKDEFNAYSELKKKFIEKGIPADEIKFVQDFNSQKQRDKLFEDVNEGKVRILFGSTQTLGTGVNVQKRVVAMHHVDIPWKPAETIQRIGRGQRTGNWAAKQFQDNKVYNFVYAVEQTLDNYKFCINKNKEVFINQIKECNLATRRIDEGGMDEKTGMSNLAEYIAITSGNTDLLEKAKMEKRIAVLEGEKYNFNADTAKARHKYSSTVLDIEKNERILQKLHKDEDLFNSKKNVAENGTVVPEINIGGITDTKKAGIEFVNQMKNVDSEDGKKIGRAYGFDIVIKTEKYINDKGDVEKINRCFIEGNYKYQHNHGQPSLKPENIVNYPAAALEKIPKMQDDYKMQLERAKELLPGLKTYTSSNFPKEGELSKLKEDLKLLEQKIAKDLQPQNLDVNTEKKEVEKGLSYSHRM; this comes from the coding sequence ATGTATAATTCTAAAGAAAAATTCAAAGAAAATCTTGAGGCTATAGAAACTAGCTTCAAGATACAAAAAGAAAAAAGGTTGCCATCACCGGCAGAACTTGAGACTCTAAAAAAATATAATGGCTTTGGAGGTTTAAAAGTTGTTTTAATGCCTCTTGAAAAAACAGAAACATGGAGTGCAGCAGACAGAAAACTGCTACCAGAGGTTCAGCAGTTACATAAAATATTAGATGAACATACGACTCCTTCTGCTAAGAAGGAGTTTTTAAATTCAATAAAATCAAGTATCCTCACAGCGTTTTACACCGATAAGCGATTAGTCGACGGTGTTGCAAAAACATTTTACGATAAAGGGATATACTTCGATAAAATGCTCGATCCATCTGCAGGTGCTGGCCAATTTATCGAGTCATTTAAAACAACGGATAGCCAGGTAAATGTTGTTGCTCTTGAAAAAGACAAATTAACAGCACATATTCTTCAAGGTATTTATTCAGGAACAAACGTCGAGGTAAAAAATACTGCTTTTGAAGATGTTGGTACATCAAGCAATGGCCGTTACGACATAGCCTCTTCAAATATCCCATTTGGAGATTTTCCTGCTTTTGATCCAAATTTTGTAAACTCAAAAGATAAGGCAAAGCAGCAGTCCTGCCGAGCAATACACAACTATTTTTTTGTAAAGGCTCTCGATCAGGTTAGAGAAGGCGGCGTAGTTGCATTTATTACAAGCACAGGAGTGTCCGATAGTCCGACAAACGAACCAATAAGAAAATACCTTATGAATAACGCCAACTTAGTTAGCGTTATCAGGCTACCGAATAACACTTTTAAAGAAAACGCAAATACAGAGGTTGCTAGCGATTTAATTATTTTACAAAAAAATAGCGAAAAAAATAAGTTAAGTCAATTTGAGCAAGACTACATTAAATCGGAAAAGATCAATGATCTCAATCAGAACAAGACTATTTCTTTAGAAAGAGTTGTATACACATCAGGAAGTAGGGGAACTGATATGTATGGAAAACCAGCCATTGTGTTTGAACATAAAGATGGTGTTGTCGGTATTTCGAAAGATCTTTCAACGAAATTGGGCAATGACATTGATCGATATTTTTCAAAAGAATTGTACAACCGCAATTCTCAAAAAAGAATCGAAACAGTTACAACCTCCAAACCACAACAACTCTCCTTATTTGATGTGGTTCAAAAAAATCTGTTTCAATCCGAGAAACAAGAAACTTCTCCATACATCCTCCGAAAAAGTTTAGATGAAAAATTTATTACCGAAGGTATGCTTGATATTGCACCAAGCGGTACCGTTGGAATTATAAAAAATACAGGAACAGGATCTTGGTCCATTGAAAGCAAAGGTTTTTCACGAGAGAAGCAGGAAATTGCTAAATCATACATCAATGTTAGAGATAGTTACTTGAAACTTTCAGATTTTGAGGAAACCTTAAAGATTGAAAATACAGAACTAAGAAAAGAACTAAACCAAGCCTACAACCATTTTAGACTTAAACATGGTGCTTTAAATGAGGGTAAAAATTTAAGTACCATTTTATTTGATAGTTATGCAAGAGAAGTACTCACGCTTGAAAATTCGAAAGATCAAAAATTTGTAAAGGCGGACATTTTTGAAAAACCAGTTGCTTTTAGCAAAGAGAGCAAAGTTGAATCCGCAAACGATGCTCTTATTAAAAGCCTTAATAAATTTGGTACCGTTGATCTTAACTACATTACGTCGATACTCCAAAAAGAAGAAAAGTCCGTTAAAGATGATTTAAAAGACCTTATTCTTTTTAATCCAGAAAACAGCAACTACGAACTCCGAGACAAGTTTCTTTCTGGAAATATCATTGAAAAAATAGATTCAGCCAATAATTTTCTTTTAAAAAATCCAAACCACCTACCAGCACAAGAATCTTTGTCTGAACTGAAAAAAGTTATTCCAGAAAGAATTCCATTTGAAGTTCTTGATTTTAATCTAGGAGAAAGATGGATTCCAAACAAATACTATTCCGACTTCGCAACAAAACTTTTTAAAGTTCCTACTGATGTCTCTTTTTTAAAATCAAGTGACAGTTTTCACATCGAACCTAAAGGGTTTAGTTCTGCAATACACTTTGAACATGCGGTTGAAAGCAACGGAAGAAGATATAATGGTACCTACCTTCTCGACCATGCTTTTAAAAACACGATTCCTGAGTTTTTGATAAAAGATGGAGAAACTACCAGAAGAGACGCACAAGCAATACAGTTGGCCTCCACAAAAATTGATAAAATAAGAGATGGATTTATTGAATATCTAAGAGATCTACCTGACGAGAATAAAAAAGATCTGGAGGATATTTACAATAGAAAATTTAACGCAAACGTTAGACCTAAAAACAATGGAGCTCACCTTGAACTTGCAGATCTTAACTTAAAAAATTTAGGTATAGAAAGTGTATATCCATCTCAGAAAGATACTGTTTGGAAGATCATTCAAGATGATGGAGGCATTGCTGATCATGATGTAGGTAGTGGAAAAACTCTTATCATGTGTATAGCTGCGCACGAGATGAAGCGCATGGGGATAAAAAATAAACCGCTTATTATAGGAATGAAAGCAAACATAGGTCAAATTGCCGAAACTTATAAAAGAGCCTATCCAAACGACAAATTACTTTATCCTGGTAAAGATGACTTTACTCCTAAAAACAGAGAGAATCTACTTAATTCAATCAAGAATAACAGCTGGGATTGCATTATATTGACTCATGAGCAGTATAAAGCAATTCCTCAATCGCTCGACATACAAAAAAAAATACTAGATAAGGAACTCGATAATATTGAAAAGGACCTTCTTTTAAGTAAATCATCTTTAAAAAAGGCCGATTTTAAAGGTCTTGAAAAACGGAAGGCTAGCCTTTCATCTAAAATAGAAGAAGTAAATTTTACAATTAACTCAAAAAAGGATAACGTTCTTGATTTTAAAAAATTAGGTATTGATCATATCTTTATAGATGAAAGTCAAAATTTTAAAAATCTTATGTTTGCAACTCGTCACACCAGAGTTGCAGGATTGGGTAATCAACAAGGGAGCCAAAAGGCAACTAATCTACTTTTCGGGATAAGAACCATTCAGGAGCAAACAGGGAAAGATCTTGGAGCAACATTCCTTTCAGGAACAACCATTAGCAACTCTTTAAGCGAACTTTACCTCCTTTTTAAGTATTTAAGGCCAAAACACCTTGAAAAACAAAATATCGACACGTTTGATAGTTGGGCGTCTGTTTATGCAAAAAAGAGTGTTGATTTTGAATTTTCCGTAACCAATGAATTAATTCAGAAGGAAAGATTCAGAAATTTTATAAAAGTACCGGAACTTGCAAAATGTTATGCAGAAATAACAGACTTCAGAACTGCTAAACAAATTGGACTTGATCGCCCTGATCTTATTGAAGAACTGATACACACACCACAAACTCCTGCTCAAGTTGATTACTCAGAAAAATTAAAAGAATTTGCGAAGACTGGAGATGCTACAATTATCGAAAGGCAGCCTCTTTCTAAATCAGAAGAAATAGCGAAAATGCTAATTGTAACTGATCTTTCGAAAAAAATGGCTTTAGATGTTCGCCTTGTAGATCCTTTTGCTGAAGATCATCCAAACTCAAAACTTTCAAATGTTGCCAAAAAAGTAAAAGAATTTTACGATAAATCTCATGAATACAAAGGAACTCAGTTAATCTTCTTAGACACTTCAACCTACAAAAAAGATGAATTTAACGCCTATTCTGAACTTAAAAAAAAGTTTATAGAAAAAGGGATACCTGCAGACGAAATTAAATTTGTTCAGGATTTTAATAGCCAAAAGCAAAGAGATAAACTGTTTGAGGATGTAAATGAAGGAAAAGTAAGAATACTTTTTGGTTCTACACAAACTTTAGGTACAGGTGTAAATGTGCAGAAAAGAGTTGTAGCAATGCATCACGTTGACATTCCGTGGAAACCTGCAGAAACAATACAACGAATTGGCCGAGGACAACGAACAGGAAATTGGGCTGCGAAACAGTTTCAAGATAACAAAGTGTACAATTTTGTTTATGCCGTCGAACAAACATTGGACAACTACAAGTTTTGCATCAACAAAAACAAAGAAGTGTTTATCAATCAAATCAAAGAATGCAATCTTGCTACAAGACGAATTGATGAGGGTGGAATGGACGAAAAAACGGGTATGTCGAACTTGGCAGAGTACATCGCCATCACGTCTGGAAATACAGATCTTCTCGAAAAGGCAAAAATGGAAAAAAGAATAGCTGTGCTTGAAGGTGAAAAATACAATTTTAACGCTGATACCGCAAAAGCAAGGCATAAATACTCCAGTACAGTTCTTGATATTGAAAAAAATGAACGAATTCTTCAAAAACTTCATAAAGATGAAGATCTGTTTAACTCTAAAAAAAATGTAGCTGAAAATGGGACAGTAGTGCCAGAAATAAATATTGGAGGAATAACTGACACTAAGAAAGCTGGGATTGAGTTTGTAAACCAAATGAAAAATGTCGATTCTGAAGATGGTAAAAAGATCGGTCGTGCTTATGGGTTTGACATTGTGATTAAAACAGAAAAATATATAAACGACAAAGGTGACGTTGAAAAGATAAACAGGTGTTTTATAGAAGGCAACTATAAGTATCAGCATAATCATGGTCAACCAAGTCTTAAACCAGAAAACATTGTAAACTATCCTGCTGCCGCTCTTGAGAAAATACCTAAGATGCAAGATGATTACAAAATGCAACTTGAAAGAGCGAAAGAACTTCTTCCTGGATTAAAAACATACACATCGAGCAACTTTCCAAAAGAAGGAGAACTGTCAAAACTCAAGGAAGATCTGAAACTATTGGAACAAAAAATAGCAAAGGATCTTCAACCTCAAAATTTAGATGTTAACACGGAAAAAAAGGAGGTTGAAAAAGGGCTGTCCTATTCTCATAGAATGTAA
- a CDS encoding plasmid mobilization protein — translation MARPKKNIEERRTLNRIIVNPTLDEKEAIKNKAALLGISVSDLLLRSALDRRIVSFDKETKMFLHELLKIGNNVNQITRQLNAIVRDGRTGELKKFDQQEKCFIELRKLLDELTNRLDNR, via the coding sequence ATGGCGCGACCTAAAAAGAATATAGAAGAAAGAAGAACATTGAATCGGATAATTGTTAACCCAACGTTAGACGAAAAAGAGGCTATAAAGAATAAAGCAGCATTATTAGGGATCAGTGTAAGCGACCTGTTACTGCGATCTGCATTGGATCGTAGGATTGTTTCTTTTGATAAAGAAACGAAGATGTTTTTACATGAATTACTTAAGATAGGCAATAATGTAAATCAGATAACACGACAACTAAATGCTATTGTCCGGGATGGACGAACGGGAGAATTGAAGAAATTCGATCAGCAAGAAAAGTGTTTTATAGAACTTCGAAAACTCTTAGATGAGTTGACAAATAGGCTGGATAACAGATAA
- a CDS encoding restriction endonuclease: MDVVFLIMVLALIFLYYLIFHRSHRNYRHEKNQKTAVRIYLKLKTFETKGQQINYLKQINPYVFEELILYSLEKRGLKVIRNKRYSGDGGIDGRFYYNDTLFYVQAKRYKKHINKKHVVEFENIVSTNKVKGIFCHTGVTGKGSKEEFSKSSRVSFYSGSKLVNLLFSEDVILM, from the coding sequence ATGGATGTTGTTTTTTTAATAATGGTATTGGCGCTCATATTCCTGTACTATCTAATCTTTCATCGTAGTCATCGAAATTATCGGCATGAAAAGAATCAAAAAACAGCAGTAAGAATCTATTTAAAACTTAAGACATTTGAGACAAAAGGACAACAGATTAACTATCTGAAACAAATAAATCCGTACGTTTTTGAGGAACTTATTCTATATTCTTTGGAAAAACGAGGACTCAAGGTTATACGTAATAAGCGCTATAGCGGAGATGGAGGTATAGATGGTCGTTTTTATTATAATGATACGCTTTTTTATGTACAGGCTAAACGTTATAAAAAACATATAAATAAAAAGCATGTAGTAGAGTTTGAAAATATAGTATCAACAAACAAGGTAAAAGGAATTTTTTGTCATACTGGAGTTACAGGTAAAGGAAGTAAAGAGGAGTTTTCCAAATCTTCTCGTGTATCTTTTTATAGTGGCTCAAAGCTAGTTAATCTCCTCTTTTCTGAAGATGTTATCTTAATGTGA
- a CDS encoding type IA DNA topoisomerase, with translation MKLVIAEKPSVAREIAHALGANESGNGFLTDGKNYTITWAFGHLLQIKEDKEKWTLDQLPLLPTYEYEPISSGKNQLKVISDLYKKCSEIVIATDAGREGELIARLILNHIDGNSWMDKKQVYRLFSSEALTAEVVKNLFSNLTPAEKYNYLYFNALARQWADWVQGINMTRFVTLKANALYTIGRVQTPVLKIIVDRTREKLTFKTEKFKILGYKGKKGNEEYCFESNKKIDDSTFNINDFKGLIIKVEDKKNEVKTLVKPTLHDITSLQIEANEKFGISPTKTLELTQKLYEEHKVVSYPRTDSNYLPESARGVLENCLNNLGYKELSPNVYSLGKEVFDDSKLTDHHALLCLKPFSADNDDLQKIYNLILLRMLSQFEQNAKKEFFTYSFNAANQQFIFKSSRFIERGFLKLYDRIKVKDEETEEECNISFEIGELLKGTFELIEKQTQAPSLYTEGNIIKKMKHLNLGTAATRDGILKKLADRQYIAKTGKTLSATEKGMQLIDKVASYDIATVEYTEYIEEEIAKVKNKKDLGIFLNTIIAYTKNFIEDNKDITFNRILSQKQKDTVKRMAEERGVKVDLKTLTSENVNDVINSIKDEDIRCSCGLSLKVQKFSYSCSCGMQIYKEIAGKKISGDQVKKLLEGKILEIKGFVSKEKKKFNGKIKIENHKVVFIK, from the coding sequence ATGAAACTTGTTATAGCCGAAAAACCGAGCGTGGCCAGAGAAATTGCACATGCTCTTGGAGCAAATGAAAGTGGAAATGGATTTCTCACGGATGGTAAAAATTACACTATCACATGGGCGTTCGGTCACTTACTCCAGATTAAAGAGGATAAAGAAAAATGGACCTTAGATCAACTTCCTTTATTGCCAACTTACGAGTATGAACCGATTAGTTCTGGAAAGAACCAACTTAAAGTTATATCTGATCTTTATAAGAAATGTAGCGAGATAGTAATTGCAACCGATGCTGGAAGGGAAGGAGAACTTATAGCTAGGTTGATTCTTAACCATATTGATGGAAATTCGTGGATGGATAAAAAGCAAGTTTACAGGCTTTTTTCATCTGAAGCCCTTACTGCAGAGGTGGTAAAAAATCTCTTCAGTAACCTTACTCCTGCAGAGAAGTATAATTACCTATATTTTAACGCATTGGCTAGGCAATGGGCGGATTGGGTACAAGGCATTAACATGACTCGATTTGTAACTCTTAAGGCAAATGCGCTTTATACAATAGGTAGAGTTCAAACACCTGTGCTAAAAATTATTGTAGATCGAACAAGAGAAAAATTAACATTTAAAACTGAAAAGTTTAAGATCTTAGGCTATAAGGGAAAGAAAGGTAATGAAGAATACTGCTTTGAATCTAATAAGAAAATAGATGATTCAACCTTCAATATCAATGATTTTAAAGGATTAATAATAAAAGTTGAAGATAAAAAAAATGAGGTTAAAACGCTTGTAAAGCCGACATTACATGATATAACCTCGCTTCAAATCGAAGCAAACGAAAAGTTTGGCATTTCTCCAACTAAAACGCTCGAACTCACTCAAAAACTATACGAAGAACATAAGGTAGTAAGCTATCCTAGAACAGATTCTAACTATCTGCCAGAAAGTGCGCGAGGGGTACTAGAAAACTGTCTTAATAATCTTGGTTATAAAGAATTATCTCCAAATGTTTACTCATTAGGGAAGGAGGTTTTTGATGATTCAAAGTTAACAGATCACCATGCTCTTCTTTGCCTCAAACCTTTTTCTGCTGATAATGATGATCTTCAAAAGATATATAATCTTATTCTGCTAAGAATGCTATCCCAATTCGAGCAAAATGCTAAAAAAGAATTTTTCACCTACAGTTTTAATGCAGCTAATCAACAATTTATATTCAAATCATCAAGGTTTATCGAAAGAGGTTTTTTAAAACTCTATGATCGAATCAAGGTTAAGGACGAAGAGACTGAAGAAGAATGCAATATCAGTTTTGAAATAGGAGAATTGCTTAAAGGAACGTTTGAACTCATTGAAAAACAAACACAAGCGCCTTCGTTATACACTGAAGGTAATATCATAAAAAAAATGAAGCATCTTAACCTAGGAACTGCAGCAACTAGGGATGGAATTCTAAAAAAACTTGCAGATCGTCAATATATTGCGAAAACAGGGAAAACGCTATCAGCAACAGAAAAGGGAATGCAGCTTATTGATAAGGTAGCCTCCTACGATATTGCAACTGTCGAATATACAGAGTACATAGAGGAAGAAATTGCTAAAGTAAAGAATAAGAAAGACTTAGGAATTTTTCTTAATACAATTATTGCCTACACGAAGAACTTTATAGAAGATAACAAGGATATTACTTTTAATCGGATTCTTAGCCAAAAACAAAAGGATACGGTTAAGCGGATGGCAGAAGAAAGAGGTGTTAAGGTTGATCTTAAAACACTAACATCTGAAAATGTGAACGATGTAATTAATAGCATTAAAGACGAAGACATAAGATGTTCTTGCGGTCTTTCTCTTAAAGTTCAAAAATTTTCCTACTCTTGTTCTTGTGGAATGCAGATATACAAGGAAATAGCAGGTAAAAAAATAAGTGGAGATCAGGTTAAAAAGTTACTTGAAGGTAAAATTCTTGAAATAAAAGGTTTCGTTTCAAAGGAAAAGAAAAAGTTTAATGGAAAAATAAAGATCGAAAACCATAAAGTCGTTTTTATAAAATAA
- a CDS encoding ParA family protein codes for MEKETKIIGFVNQKGGAGKTTLTVLVANPLAINFDKKIAIIDADIQGSIIAKRKLEMEEGIADFPYPVYFSKPSKILETLEELDGEFDYIFIDMPGQAYGEGLDKLLISLDFAFVPCLAGDTDVNSTYDFLEILKQVKIIKKRELNSDIKIHLVNNKVDQTVRYKDMASFFDQVIESSNNLIEKRDPALSLKSRVSYPNLFSTYTSGYKVGDELFDSFISSFKEKI; via the coding sequence ATGGAAAAAGAAACAAAAATTATTGGTTTCGTAAATCAAAAAGGAGGAGCAGGTAAGACGACCTTAACAGTCCTTGTTGCAAACCCTCTTGCAATTAATTTTGATAAAAAAATTGCAATTATTGATGCGGATATACAAGGATCAATAATTGCAAAGCGAAAACTTGAAATGGAAGAAGGAATTGCCGATTTTCCTTATCCTGTCTATTTTTCAAAACCCTCGAAAATTTTAGAAACACTCGAAGAACTCGATGGCGAATTTGATTACATCTTTATAGATATGCCTGGACAAGCTTATGGAGAGGGTTTGGACAAACTCTTAATTAGCCTTGATTTCGCATTTGTACCATGTTTAGCTGGAGATACTGATGTTAATTCAACTTACGATTTCTTAGAGATTTTGAAACAAGTAAAAATCATAAAAAAAAGAGAGTTGAACTCTGACATAAAAATACATCTAGTAAACAACAAGGTAGATCAAACTGTTAGATACAAAGATATGGCCTCTTTTTTTGATCAGGTTATTGAAAGTAGTAATAATCTCATTGAAAAAAGAGATCCTGCTTTAAGTCTAAAATCTAGGGTATCGTACCCAAATCTATTTTCTACGTATACATCTGGATATAAGGTAGGAGATGAGTTATTCGATTCTTTTATATCATCTTTTAAAGAGAAAATATAA